The sequence CCCAGATAAAAGCCAAGCAATATGTCAGTTAATACCAGCCAACAAAGGCAGTGAAGACTATAGTAAGGCCTCACACCTAACTCTCTTCAGTTGTTTCTCTTTCACAAGGATTTATTAACTTTGTTCAATAATGGATGTGAACCACGTCCCCTTCGCTCTGAGTGATGCAGCTTTGCATGACTTACGCTAACATGGCAGCGTAATGCATTACTGGGGGAGGTGTGAGGTGTTGGTTTTGATGGTTCTGTGTCATCTGCACCCCTGTCCCAGTATGCTGGCAGTGTCGCCCCACTGCTTTAAAGAGTCGGGCACCCCGCCGGCGTGCTGAAATGCTGGGGGGTCGAAGATGCCACACATCGACAATGACATTAAGTTAGACTTCAAGGATGTCTGCTTGAGGCCAAAATGGAGCACTCTCAAGTCTCGCAGTGATGGGGGGTGGGATTTGTTCAATAAACAGGAGTGCCATTTCTTCCGAGGCTCTAATAATCTTTTCTCTTCATTGCAGATGGGAAAGAATTGGAAGGTAGAAACAAGGGGTACCACAACAAAATCCACATAGCAGAGAGTTCCTATATATATTCAGAGTGTGGAGAGAACATCCATCAGATCTCCCAGTCCACCTCCCATCAAAGAAAGAGCTTCGTTCAGAGGGATAGCGTCATTTCATGTGAAAGAACTCACAGTAGAGAGAAATTGTATCAGTgcagagaaagtggaaagagcttcagcgagGGGTCCtatctcacttctcatcaaagaatccatacaggggagaaaccatgtaAATacctggagtgtggaaagagcttcagtcataagCAAAGTCTCacgtcccatcaaagaattcataccggggagaaaccctaccagtgcttagaatgtggaaagagctttcgtcaaAGCGCACATCTCACTGCCCAtgaaaaaattcatacaggggagaaaccctaccagtgctttgaatgtggaaggagctttaGTCACAGTTCAGGTCTTacttaccatcaaagaattcatacaggagagaaaccctataaatgcctagaatgtggaaagagcttcagtctcagTCACAGTCTCACtgcccatcacagaattcatacagggcaaaaaccctatcagtgcttggaatgtggaaagagctttagtcaaagcgcacatctcacttcccatcgaagaattcatacaggggagaaaccctataaatgcctagaatgtggaaagagcttcagtctcagGCAGAGTCTCActatccatcaaagaattcatacaaggcAAAAaacctatcagtgcttggaatgtggaaagagcttccgggAGGTGACTATGCTCTCttcccatcaaagcattcatacaggggagaaaccttttcaatgccatgagtgtgaaaagagctttcTTCAGAGAGCCACTCTCACTGCCCATGAAAGAACTCATACAGGTCAGAAACCCTATCACTGCttcgaatgtgggaagagcttcagtcaaagctcAAATCTCAAgaagcatcaaagaattcatactgggaagaaaccctatcagtgcttggaatgtgggatgAAGTTCAATCGAAAGGATAGTCTAAGTGCCCATCAAAGAAGTCATACAGGtcagaaaccatatcagtgctttgaatgtgggaaCAGCTTCAGTCAAAGCTCGAATCTCAagacccatcaaagaattcataaagGCGAAAGACCCTATcaatgcctggaatgtggaaagagattcagtcgAAAGGATGGTCTCAGTTCgcatgaaagaattcatacaggaaggaaactctatcagtgcttcgaatgtggaaagagcttccgggAGGGGAATAAGCTCTctttgcatcaaagaattcatacaggggagaaaccatatcagtgcctggaatgtggaaagagcttccgtttcAGGGAGAGTTTCATTTCACACCAAAGAatacatacaggggagaaaccttatcagtgcctggaatgtggaaagagctttcgtcagAGAGGTGATCTCACaacccatcgaagaattcatacaggggagaaaccatatcagtgcattGAATGTGGTAAGAGCTTCACCAAAAAAGCAAGTttcacttcccatcgaagaattcatacaggggagaaaccctataaatgcctagaatgtggaaagagtttccgtCTCAGGCAGagtttcacttcccatcaaagaatacATACAGGGGacaaaccctatcagtgcttggactgtggaaagagcttcagtcggaaggatcATCTCACaacccatcgaagaattcatacaggggagaaaccctatcagtgcttgcaatgtggaaagagcttcacccaaAAGGGAAGTatcacttcccatcgaagaattcatacaggggagaaaccctataaatgcctagaatgtggaaagagcttcagtctcagGCAGAgtctcactacccatcaaagaattcatacaagggacaaaccctatcagtgcttgcaatgtggaaagagcttcagtcggaaatatcatctcactacccatcaaagaattcatagagAGAAGACcaagaaagaaaagtaataaaGCAAAAATTATTAAGCAACCCGTATGAAACACAGTTGTATGGGAAAGAGAATGGGGCGGgggagaataaataaaaatacccttCATCACGTTTGCATCATATAACAATAGAATGGGAAACACCACAGATCTATTCAAGAAAAttagagatatgaaaggaacattgcgtgcaaagattaccataataaaggacaaaagtggtaaGGACcgacagtgaggggggaaagtatttaatTCCCTGCTAAATTtacctgtttgccctctgacgaataAATGACCAGTCCTTAATTTTAATGATAGTTTATCGTAGCTGTgaaagacagaataacaacaggaaaacccgcagaaacccagaagacaaaagtcagagattgatgtgcattataatgagtgaaataagtatttgacccctttgcaaaagatgacttagtacttggtggcaaaatcCTATAGTGGCAATTGCAGAGGTCAGATGTTCCTTGTAGGTGGCCATCAGGTTTGCACACAtatcaggaggtattttgtccctctcctctttgcagatcctctccaagtcagtaagattttgagggtgatgtgtagctactcaaaccttcagctccctccacagattttcgatgggattaaggtctggagactggctaggctcTCCAAGCCCAAATTCCAAACAAATAAATCCGAGTGCTTTACTCATGATTGTCCTTTactttaattcctttttaaaCGAAAAATCCGCCGCTAACAGCCGCCAGTCCAGAAGCTTTGCAATGAAGAAGGTAGCTATGTGAGTCCACAGTACTGTATCAAGCTGGGATTataggtaagacctctcccttacagcaggcgcttctaatctcagcttgttacatacagtgaagataccaggtagcctgacatctggctgattgataggggatcaaatacttatttctctcattataatgcacatcaatctctgacttttgtcttctgggtttctggggtttctcctcttgttattctgtctctcacagctacaataaccctaccattaaaattatggactggtcatttcttcatcagagggcagcGATGGATACCGTAATTGTGGGAATATATGCTCCCAGTTAGAGGACATCTGAACTTTTATAGGGAATATAATGTTAATGGGAGTTCTAAATGGGGCCGTTTCATTAGGTTAGAACAGGACAGTATGGAGGGGAAACTGCCTAATTCCTTTTAGCACACGACAAGAAACACGGAATTAATGGACTTATGGAGACTGAAACATCCATTAGACAGGgaatatacattttattataACGCTAAAAACTCAGCAAGTAGAAGAGATACGGTGTGGGCAACAAAAGAACTGGCTCTTTTGTTGGAAAGTGGAAATACAACTGAGAATAATCTGAGACCACTATTCAATATCAGTTATATTTCAAGGGGAACAATTAATGCATAGAAGATGGAGACTAAATGAAGCTTCCGGGAGGGGGTCAAGCTCACaagccatcaaagaattcatacaggggagaaatctTTTCAATGCCATGAGTGTGGGGAGAGCTTTCGTCACAATTCCAGTCTTGCCTCCCAtctaagtactgtatttttcgctccataagacgcactttttttcctcctaaaaagtaagtgttACGGAAAGTACCGGGTAgaggaggctcagctcccggtcctacggaggaagcccgtggttcgctgcggaggcaatggagaccagccggagattggagcaaaagcaaaggagtttattgcgcaacaaggttcaggaggatccgaaccccgaacaaagggtgtcctggacttttaaaagttcccgcgatagcccagaatacatagcgaaatacatcacagaaacgtcaga is a genomic window of Lacerta agilis isolate rLacAgi1 chromosome 12, rLacAgi1.pri, whole genome shotgun sequence containing:
- the LOC117055477 gene encoding zinc finger protein 850-like; the encoded protein is MKETDPAKLARMEGGRWTVDLIRLSPASLPTTSELSLSGTSKKSDGKELEGRNKGYHNKIHIAESSYIYSECGENIHQISQSTSHQRKSFVQRDSVISCERTHSREKLYQCRESGKSFSEGSYLTSHQRIHTGEKPCKYLECGKSFSHKQSLTSHQRIHTGEKPYQCLECGKSFRQSAHLTAHEKIHTGEKPYQCFECGRSFSHSSGLTYHQRIHTGEKPYKCLECGKSFSLSHSLTAHHRIHTGQKPYQCLECGKSFSQSAHLTSHRRIHTGEKPYKCLECGKSFSLRQSLTIHQRIHTRQKTYQCLECGKSFREVTMLSSHQSIHTGEKPFQCHECEKSFLQRATLTAHERTHTGQKPYHCFECGKSFSQSSNLKKHQRIHTGKKPYQCLECGMKFNRKDSLSAHQRSHTGQKPYQCFECGNSFSQSSNLKTHQRIHKGERPYQCLECGKRFSRKDGLSSHERIHTGRKLYQCFECGKSFREGNKLSLHQRIHTGEKPYQCLECGKSFRFRESFISHQRIHTGEKPYQCLECGKSFRQRGDLTTHRRIHTGEKPYQCIECGKSFTKKASFTSHRRIHTGEKPYKCLECGKSFRLRQSFTSHQRIHTGDKPYQCLDCGKSFSRKDHLTTHRRIHTGEKPYQCLQCGKSFTQKGSITSHRRIHTGEKPYKCLECGKSFSLRQSLTTHQRIHTRDKPYQCLQCGKSFSRKYHLTTHQRIHREKTKKEK